In uncultured Methanobrevibacter sp., a genomic segment contains:
- a CDS encoding SMC family ATPase, with protein sequence MIFTKLTLNNFKSYDHEVIRFGDGITVIVGENGAGKSTILEAISFALFKQHTAKKIDDLVRNGSDENMYVALEFISNGKEYKIHREKTKSGLKSTFLKKTTSKGQFIPSCAGDKEVANEIQSILDIDSDLFLNAIYIRQGEIAELVDKTASEKKQLIGKLLGLDSLEKAWKNLQPIISDYEKSQAELKGKLFSSEELKEEYNHKKALLDSLKEKGLSLEKHIEEVKGMKAEKHTEKTNMEREKEIFDNFNNNLDAEKKRLESLENDKRTLQDNLDEIRKAEEQIIRLEKFVKKLPLYLDFEKSVTSIQQLELDKHKIEEDLNSIATQEELLASKKEGYNSFLAADEKIEKLNNQKLNLEKELATLAQLEKDKKELLKSIEGNRNEIESFFSVTKDKLYDNGLSQDILSDVDNFNQLEEVTNNFSEEVSNKVKDLSTEIISKNEAIVKFNQTIEGAQKPLDELKDVENKCPVCQSDIGPQKKNELIDYYNEEIESNKNAIVETNENIRLLNKNRDSFEEKYNKLQILSKDIIGYKNKFDNLEKDLVKLNEIDDGLESKEYTNNKLGELILEISEEKSNRENYKESYDAYIKSKGALDVLSSKTELQYKLNQINNEIDVHVKNIKLAIDQDPHLNSDMSTNDLQSRINELKQKEEEYNQLKGFVQNKKALEGQLTSKKEDISVSFNQIEILKNKIAASVYDKEKYEKLIYLYEVYERRYDEFTNELSGIKGRAKELIANVNDLTEKILSNYKFQQEYKNTSEYINLLNHIRTLYSKNGIQKELRNRSRPVIQKYTKDFFDEFNFNYSDLILDEDYNVTVFGPEGESSMSMVSGGEKIAIALALRLGITQAMAKGDLDTILLDEPTIHLDSFRRHELINLLKDMTVLPQMIIVTHESQLENAADNLVKVEKENGISKVTN encoded by the coding sequence ATGATTTTTACAAAATTAACATTAAATAATTTTAAATCCTATGATCATGAGGTTATTAGATTTGGTGATGGGATTACAGTTATTGTAGGGGAAAATGGTGCTGGAAAATCTACTATTTTAGAAGCTATTAGTTTCGCATTATTTAAACAACATACTGCTAAAAAAATTGATGATTTAGTAAGAAATGGTAGTGATGAAAACATGTATGTTGCATTAGAATTTATTTCTAATGGTAAAGAATACAAAATTCATCGTGAGAAAACTAAATCTGGTTTAAAATCAACATTTCTCAAAAAAACTACTTCAAAAGGCCAATTTATTCCTTCATGTGCTGGTGATAAAGAAGTAGCTAATGAAATTCAATCTATTTTAGATATTGATTCAGACTTATTTTTAAATGCAATTTATATAAGGCAAGGTGAAATTGCAGAGTTAGTTGATAAAACTGCATCTGAGAAAAAACAATTAATTGGAAAATTATTAGGATTGGATTCTTTGGAAAAGGCTTGGAAAAATTTACAACCAATTATAAGTGATTATGAAAAGTCTCAAGCTGAACTTAAAGGAAAATTGTTTTCATCTGAAGAGTTAAAAGAGGAATATAATCATAAAAAAGCATTGTTAGATAGTCTTAAAGAAAAAGGATTATCTTTAGAAAAGCATATTGAAGAAGTTAAAGGGATGAAAGCAGAAAAACATACTGAAAAAACAAATATGGAACGAGAAAAAGAAATATTTGATAACTTCAATAATAATTTAGATGCTGAGAAAAAAAGGTTAGAATCTCTTGAAAATGATAAGAGGACTCTTCAAGATAATTTAGATGAAATAAGAAAAGCAGAAGAACAAATTATAAGATTAGAGAAATTTGTTAAAAAATTACCTTTATATTTAGACTTTGAGAAATCTGTTACAAGTATTCAACAATTAGAATTGGATAAACATAAAATTGAAGAAGATTTAAATTCAATTGCAACTCAAGAAGAACTTTTAGCATCTAAAAAAGAAGGTTATAATAGTTTCTTAGCAGCTGATGAAAAAATTGAAAAGCTTAATAATCAAAAACTTAATCTTGAAAAAGAATTAGCTACTCTTGCTCAACTTGAAAAAGATAAAAAAGAACTCCTTAAATCTATTGAGGGAAATAGGAATGAAATTGAATCTTTTTTCTCTGTAACAAAAGATAAATTATATGATAATGGTTTATCTCAGGATATTTTATCTGATGTGGATAATTTTAATCAATTAGAAGAAGTTACAAATAATTTTAGTGAAGAAGTTTCAAATAAAGTTAAAGATTTAAGTACTGAAATTATTTCTAAAAATGAGGCTATTGTTAAATTTAATCAGACAATTGAAGGTGCACAAAAGCCATTAGATGAATTAAAAGATGTTGAAAACAAATGTCCTGTTTGTCAATCTGATATTGGTCCTCAAAAGAAAAATGAGTTAATTGATTATTATAATGAAGAAATTGAATCCAATAAAAATGCTATTGTAGAAACTAATGAAAATATACGTCTTTTAAATAAAAATAGGGATAGTTTTGAAGAAAAATATAATAAACTTCAAATATTGTCTAAAGATATTATTGGTTATAAAAATAAATTTGATAATTTGGAAAAAGATTTAGTTAAACTTAATGAGATTGATGATGGATTGGAATCTAAAGAATATACTAATAATAAGTTAGGTGAACTTATATTGGAAATATCTGAAGAAAAATCTAATCGTGAAAATTATAAAGAATCTTATGATGCATATATTAAGTCTAAAGGGGCTTTGGATGTTTTAAGTAGTAAAACAGAACTTCAATATAAATTAAATCAAATTAATAATGAAATTGATGTTCATGTTAAAAATATTAAATTGGCTATTGATCAAGATCCTCATTTAAATAGTGATATGAGTACTAATGATCTTCAATCAAGAATTAATGAATTAAAACAAAAAGAAGAAGAATATAATCAACTTAAAGGTTTTGTTCAAAATAAAAAAGCTTTGGAAGGTCAATTAACTTCTAAAAAAGAAGATATTAGTGTTTCATTTAATCAAATTGAGATATTGAAAAATAAAATAGCTGCTTCTGTTTATGATAAAGAAAAATATGAGAAATTAATTTATCTTTATGAAGTTTATGAAAGAAGATATGATGAGTTTACAAATGAACTTTCAGGAATTAAAGGTAGAGCTAAAGAATTAATAGCTAATGTTAATGATTTAACAGAGAAAATATTATCTAATTACAAATTCCAACAAGAATATAAAAATACATCTGAGTATATAAATCTATTAAACCATATTAGAACTTTATACTCTAAAAATGGTATTCAAAAAGAGTTAAGAAACCGTTCAAGACCTGTAATTCAGAAGTATACTAAAGATTTCTTTGATGAATTTAATTTTAATTATTCTGATTTGATATTGGATGAAGATTATAATGTAACAGTATTTGGTCCTGAAGGTGAATCTTCAATGAGTATGGTTAGTGGTGGTGAAAAAATAGCTATTGCACTAGCTTTAAGACTTGGTATAACTCAAGCTATGGCGAAAGGTGATTTGGATACTATTCTTTTAGATGAGCCTACTATACATTTAGATAGTTTCAGAAGACATGAGTTAATTAATTTATTAAAGGATATGACTGTTTTACCGCAGATGATTATTGTAACTCATGAAAGTCAACTTGAAAATGCTGCAGATAATTTGGTTAAAGTAGAAAAAGAAAATGGTATTTCAAAAGTAACTAATTAA
- a CDS encoding DNA double-strand break repair nuclease NurA, whose product MLNSLYIKAASKRGSIKEAIPELEGDSVVFNNWDDKTIISSDDEFSIGAGDGSFNKKKFLGFNFYAVSAESLIFDGQLKRVEQSDIDKFPYLSYLDEFLSNYMSIFELKCCLSSLEEYNVDYYLVDGSIYGDLQNPFPKGVETSAKDKKNLISATLNDFEDMVKNAGDKSISSPKLFDRYFRIYEEQKYPYTLYLTTIEKLVVLKEILKNPKKMIAISKSSSNNDIFHTNVPDIAIFDKYTSKQGISKIIRKKVSVDINTTFPVYDEFFKELKFTIFYLRLADYKNVLKVELPYDASMMEIEEIASKLKKFSINGYPYLLKKAHNDVVISDNNIRELINIAKVREKSGREML is encoded by the coding sequence ATGTTAAATTCATTGTATATTAAAGCAGCTAGTAAAAGGGGTTCTATTAAGGAAGCCATACCTGAACTTGAAGGGGATTCTGTTGTATTTAATAATTGGGATGATAAAACAATTATAAGTAGTGATGATGAATTTTCAATAGGTGCGGGTGATGGAAGTTTTAATAAAAAGAAGTTTTTAGGATTTAATTTTTACGCAGTATCTGCCGAGTCATTGATTTTTGATGGGCAACTTAAACGTGTTGAACAAAGTGATATAGATAAATTTCCATATTTGTCATATTTAGATGAATTTTTAAGTAATTACATGTCTATTTTTGAGCTTAAATGTTGTTTAAGTTCTCTTGAAGAGTATAATGTGGATTATTATTTGGTTGATGGATCAATTTATGGAGATTTACAAAATCCATTTCCAAAAGGGGTTGAAACATCTGCTAAAGATAAAAAAAATTTAATTTCTGCTACATTAAATGATTTTGAAGATATGGTTAAGAATGCAGGTGATAAAAGTATTTCTTCTCCAAAATTGTTTGATAGATATTTTAGGATTTATGAGGAACAAAAATATCCATATACTTTATATTTAACAACTATTGAAAAATTAGTTGTTTTAAAAGAGATTTTAAAAAATCCTAAAAAGATGATAGCTATTTCTAAAAGTTCTTCTAATAATGATATATTCCATACTAATGTTCCAGATATAGCTATTTTTGATAAATATACAAGTAAACAAGGTATTTCAAAAATAATTCGTAAAAAAGTATCTGTAGATATTAACACAACTTTTCCAGTTTATGATGAATTTTTTAAAGAATTAAAATTTACAATTTTTTATTTAAGATTGGCAGATTATAAAAATGTATTGAAAGTAGAGTTGCCTTATGATGCATCTATGATGGAAATTGAAGAAATTGCTAGTAAACTTAAGAAATTTTCAATAAATGGTTATCCATATTTACTTAAAAAAGCACACAATGATGTAGTTATTTCTGATAATAATATTAGAGAACTTATAAATATTGCTAAAGTCCGTGAAAAATCAGGTAGAGAAATGTTATAA
- a CDS encoding geranylgeranylglyceryl/heptaprenylglyceryl phosphate synthase: MEMVEEHIKGILKNRKIHFTLIDPDEQTPQEALQIAEEAIRGGTDGIMIGGSTVNNDEVDETCKILSENIDVPIILFPGNINSVSKYADAIFFMSYLNSTNPYWIYGAQALAAPIVKQADIEVLPMGYMVVQPGGTVGWVGDAKLVPRNKPKIPAAYAMSAELLGMRFFYIEAGSGADKPIPPEMVAYTKKATENMVIIVGGGIRNGESAYAAAKAGGDIIVTGTIVEETNDVKGKIEEITAAIRKASIE, translated from the coding sequence ATGGAAATGGTCGAAGAACATATTAAAGGTATATTAAAAAATAGAAAAATTCATTTTACTTTAATTGATCCTGATGAGCAAACACCTCAAGAAGCTTTACAAATAGCTGAAGAAGCTATTCGTGGGGGTACTGATGGAATCATGATTGGTGGATCAACTGTTAATAATGATGAAGTTGATGAAACTTGTAAAATATTATCTGAAAATATAGATGTTCCAATTATTTTATTCCCTGGAAATATTAATAGTGTAAGTAAATATGCTGATGCAATATTTTTCATGAGTTATTTAAATTCTACTAATCCTTATTGGATTTATGGAGCTCAAGCATTAGCAGCACCTATTGTAAAACAAGCAGATATTGAAGTTTTACCAATGGGGTACATGGTTGTTCAACCTGGTGGAACTGTTGGGTGGGTTGGAGATGCTAAATTAGTGCCTAGGAATAAACCAAAAATACCTGCAGCTTATGCAATGTCTGCTGAACTTTTAGGAATGAGGTTTTTTTATATTGAAGCAGGTTCAGGAGCAGATAAACCAATTCCACCAGAAATGGTGGCATATACTAAAAAAGCCACTGAAAACATGGTAATTATTGTAGGTGGAGGTATTCGTAATGGTGAATCTGCATATGCTGCAGCTAAAGCTGGTGGAGACATAATTGTCACAGGAACTATTGTAGAAGAAACTAATGATGTTAAAGGTAAAATTGAAGAGATTACAGCAGCTATTAGAAAAGCTTCAATAGAGTAG
- a CDS encoding ATP-binding protein: MIIGRCIGEISLLELDFISNCVPNVGEYVSIEYDGKNVLGMIEDLVRGNVALNSEIYDVDDIKTITDVSGDDLYIKGKIRLLGDVNDNLKLPRIPAPPGTPIFKADDKILKKVFNLKNPLKLGTLVNQNDIEVNVDVNSIMNRHLAILAMTGAGKSNTVSVLIDGLLKYNAPVFIFDMHGEYVDATFTNGEVNVIDPIINPTYMSFSEIRKLAKITGSAHIQERYFRKAFNKAKEIISSGGAGTNDFLKIIFSVLESWYNDEGKTSKEKNSIMDVMNKVDDLKEKYSNLFNTNKGNILGTIQIGKANVLNLSQTDEATAEVLVSHIMRNSLQYRKNAVHKTSNKTLDFPVFYILEEAHILAPNKRDSDSKFWIQRVAREGRKFGLGLCLVSQSPKTVDHDALSQMNNMIILRLVEPEDQRHVQSASESLSGDLVKQLPSLNVGEAILTGLMTNVPTLVKIDEFKGRRHGGDLDVVSILANFKEDEAEEIRKQEEDSLNLGYDY; this comes from the coding sequence ATGATTATAGGGAGATGTATAGGGGAAATCTCATTATTGGAATTGGATTTTATTTCTAATTGTGTACCTAATGTTGGAGAATATGTTTCCATTGAATATGATGGAAAAAATGTTTTAGGTATGATTGAGGATTTAGTTAGAGGTAATGTGGCGTTAAATAGTGAAATATATGATGTAGATGATATTAAAACTATAACTGATGTAAGTGGGGATGATTTATACATTAAAGGAAAAATTCGTTTGCTTGGAGATGTAAATGATAATTTGAAGTTGCCAAGGATTCCAGCACCTCCTGGAACACCTATATTTAAAGCTGATGATAAAATTCTAAAAAAAGTATTTAATTTAAAAAATCCTTTAAAATTGGGAACATTAGTTAATCAAAATGATATTGAAGTTAATGTAGATGTAAATTCTATTATGAATAGACATTTAGCGATTTTAGCTATGACTGGTGCAGGTAAGTCAAATACTGTATCTGTTCTAATTGATGGTTTGTTAAAATACAATGCACCAGTTTTTATTTTTGATATGCATGGAGAGTATGTTGATGCTACTTTTACTAATGGTGAAGTAAATGTTATTGATCCTATAATAAATCCAACATATATGTCTTTTTCAGAAATTAGAAAACTAGCTAAGATAACTGGTTCAGCTCATATTCAAGAAAGATACTTTAGAAAAGCTTTTAATAAAGCAAAAGAGATTATAAGCAGTGGTGGGGCTGGAACTAATGATTTTTTAAAAATTATATTTTCAGTTTTAGAAAGCTGGTATAATGATGAAGGAAAAACATCTAAAGAAAAAAACAGTATTATGGATGTAATGAATAAAGTAGATGACTTGAAGGAAAAATATTCTAATCTTTTTAATACAAATAAAGGAAATATTCTAGGAACAATTCAAATAGGTAAAGCTAATGTATTAAATTTAAGTCAAACAGATGAAGCAACAGCTGAAGTTCTTGTAAGTCATATTATGAGAAATTCTTTACAATATAGAAAAAATGCTGTTCATAAAACAAGTAATAAAACTTTAGATTTTCCAGTATTTTATATTCTTGAAGAAGCACATATTTTAGCTCCAAATAAACGAGATTCTGATTCTAAATTTTGGATTCAAAGAGTAGCTAGGGAAGGACGTAAATTTGGGCTTGGTTTATGTTTAGTAAGTCAATCTCCAAAAACTGTTGATCATGATGCATTATCTCAAATGAATAATATGATTATTTTAAGATTAGTTGAACCAGAAGATCAAAGACATGTACAATCAGCTAGTGAAAGTTTATCTGGAGATTTAGTAAAACAATTACCTTCTTTAAATGTTGGTGAAGCTATTTTAACAGGGCTCATGACAAATGTTCCAACATTAGTTAAAATTGATGAGTTTAAGGGTCGTCGACATGGTGGAGATTTGGATGTTGTATCTATATTAGCTAATTTTAAAGAAGATGAAGCTGAAGAAATTAGAAAACAAGAAGAAGATAGTCTTAATTTAGGTTATGACTATTGA
- a CDS encoding DNA repair exonuclease yields the protein MKFAHLADTHLGYRQFGLLEREKDFYEVFDKIINKIIEEKVDFVIHSGDLFDSARPSPSALLAFQKGLLKLKGAGIQMYAIAGNHDIVNRNGAIPPQVLFKKFGLKVISPINTNYLHDDVFIAGLPFYPASQGKNLKNKLEELSKKAENHEESILVLHQGIDKYFNLSYELEIGDLPDNFDYYALGHIHNYICDDFGKGKLVYPGSSETWNVNELVDFKKNGKGFVIVDLDGPKVDVKRIKMDTPREFIVKTIDYRNLGAEIDAIKNTIKDFDKKPILNLKINNIDSSAGEIYEFINRELGDLALMIRPTFNVLDREVDVNAIIDDENALGPKELLIDELKEYDNENINNLAIELYDLLSKNKIEDSEDLISQFFSENYGIDYEKDDEEITESKPKDDQVRFSGATQ from the coding sequence ATGAAATTTGCACATTTGGCAGATACTCATTTAGGTTATAGACAATTCGGCTTACTTGAGCGGGAAAAAGACTTTTATGAAGTATTTGATAAAATTATAAATAAAATAATTGAAGAAAAAGTTGATTTTGTAATACATAGTGGAGATTTATTTGACTCTGCAAGACCATCACCAAGTGCTCTTTTAGCTTTTCAAAAAGGATTACTTAAGTTGAAAGGTGCTGGGATACAAATGTATGCTATTGCTGGAAATCATGATATTGTAAATCGTAATGGAGCTATACCTCCCCAAGTTTTATTTAAAAAATTTGGTTTGAAGGTAATAAGCCCAATTAATACTAATTATTTGCATGATGATGTTTTTATTGCAGGTTTACCATTTTATCCAGCTTCTCAAGGTAAAAATCTTAAAAATAAATTAGAAGAGTTGTCTAAAAAAGCAGAAAATCATGAAGAATCTATTCTTGTTTTACATCAGGGAATTGATAAATATTTTAATTTATCATATGAATTAGAAATAGGAGATCTTCCAGATAATTTTGATTATTATGCATTAGGTCATATTCATAATTATATCTGTGATGATTTCGGTAAAGGAAAATTAGTTTATCCAGGATCTAGTGAAACTTGGAATGTTAATGAATTAGTGGATTTTAAGAAAAATGGAAAAGGTTTTGTTATAGTTGATTTAGACGGACCAAAAGTTGATGTTAAAAGAATTAAAATGGATACTCCTCGTGAATTCATTGTAAAAACTATTGATTATAGAAATTTAGGTGCTGAAATTGATGCTATTAAAAACACAATAAAAGATTTTGATAAAAAACCTATTTTAAATTTAAAAATTAATAATATTGATTCAAGTGCTGGAGAAATATATGAATTTATTAACAGGGAACTTGGTGACTTAGCATTAATGATTAGGCCTACATTTAATGTACTTGATAGGGAAGTAGATGTTAATGCAATTATTGATGATGAAAATGCATTAGGTCCTAAAGAACTTTTAATTGATGAATTAAAAGAATATGATAATGAAAATATTAATAATTTAGCTATTGAATTATATGATTTACTTTCAAAAAATAAAATTGAAGATTCTGAAGATTTAATTTCCCAATTTTTCAGTGAGAATTATGGTATTGATTATGAAAAGGATGATGAAGAAATTACTGAAAGTAAACCTAAAGATGATCAAGTAAGATTTAGTGGGGCTACTCAATGA